One genomic region from Spirosoma sp. KCTC 42546 encodes:
- a CDS encoding RNA polymerase sigma factor, which translates to MDTTTGYRDLAPQELWQRFKAGDERALGELARKHYPSLYNYGLRLTTDSELVWDTIQDLFLELWDRREAVGDAVFVKTYLLKALRYKLLKIRGHHPSIHLDESEPAHMPFTGSIEEEIIDNELHSEQERLLHQLMATLTKRQQEVLYLRFYQNLDNHEIAQIMGMERQSVANLLHRTFKELRSQWSSDLLLYLLVFVLPKR; encoded by the coding sequence TTGGATACGACAACTGGTTATCGGGATTTAGCTCCTCAGGAGCTGTGGCAACGCTTCAAAGCCGGCGACGAACGGGCTCTGGGAGAATTAGCGCGGAAGCACTACCCGAGCCTGTATAACTATGGCCTTCGCTTGACTACGGATTCCGAACTGGTTTGGGACACGATTCAGGATCTGTTTCTGGAATTGTGGGACCGTCGGGAAGCGGTGGGTGACGCTGTTTTCGTAAAAACCTACCTCTTAAAAGCCCTTCGCTACAAATTATTGAAAATTCGGGGGCATCATCCCTCCATTCATCTGGACGAGTCTGAACCGGCGCACATGCCATTTACGGGCTCAATCGAGGAAGAAATTATTGACAATGAGCTGCACTCGGAACAGGAACGCCTGTTACACCAGTTAATGGCAACCCTGACCAAGCGCCAGCAGGAAGTGCTGTATCTGCGCTTCTACCAGAATTTAGATAACCACGAAATTGCCCAGATTATGGGCATGGAGCGACAAAGTGTGGCTAATCTGCTGCACCGAACGTTCAAAGAACTCCGAAGCCAATGGTCGTCTGATTTGCTCCTTTACCTATTGGTCTTTGTTCTGCCGAAACGATAG
- a CDS encoding FecR family protein, with protein MNYRIYNAEDFLFDESFRQWASGSSPQSAAFWEQWLIQNPDRAEVVKQAQELVRALNEHYRDDATDARFTSELNRLMQLAAEHRDAELETPVIPLQQQSWWRWAAAASIILVAGLGIWLYRYTTTSTSSPESYAHLTKTASLPLQEKVNTSNQPINVLLCDGSLITLRPKSRVSYPKHFAKTSRTVYLNGEAFFDVAKNPAKPFLIYANQTVTKVLGTSFLVRAFEEEKAVTVTVRTGRVSVYTRQDFEKAQQSGLRRIEGIILTPNQQMTYNLEEKHLLKALVEKPTALMPEAVSREQVFEDAPVTKVFATIERTYGVKLIYNEDDLSACLVNLTFLNENLLERLDIICQTIGASYEVLDGQIVISSKGCK; from the coding sequence ATGAATTACAGGATTTACAACGCCGAAGACTTTCTGTTCGACGAGTCATTTCGCCAGTGGGCAAGTGGAAGTTCTCCCCAGTCGGCTGCTTTTTGGGAGCAGTGGCTGATACAAAATCCAGATCGGGCGGAGGTGGTCAAACAGGCCCAGGAGCTTGTCCGTGCCCTGAATGAGCACTACCGTGATGACGCCACCGATGCCCGCTTTACCAGTGAGCTCAACCGGCTGATGCAACTGGCGGCCGAACATCGGGATGCCGAGCTGGAAACCCCAGTCATTCCCCTTCAGCAACAATCCTGGTGGCGATGGGCTGCGGCTGCGTCCATTATTCTGGTGGCAGGTCTGGGGATCTGGCTCTACAGGTATACAACTACCTCAACGTCAAGTCCCGAATCGTATGCTCACCTAACGAAGACGGCCTCCCTGCCACTTCAGGAAAAAGTCAATACCAGCAACCAGCCCATCAATGTCCTGCTCTGCGATGGAAGTCTTATTACGCTACGGCCAAAGAGCCGGGTAAGTTATCCGAAACACTTCGCCAAGACCAGCCGGACAGTTTACCTGAACGGAGAAGCTTTCTTCGACGTGGCTAAAAATCCAGCAAAACCGTTCCTGATCTATGCGAACCAAACCGTAACCAAAGTATTGGGCACCAGCTTTTTGGTTCGGGCTTTTGAAGAAGAAAAGGCGGTAACAGTAACGGTGCGAACCGGGCGTGTATCGGTGTACACGCGACAGGATTTTGAAAAAGCGCAGCAGTCAGGTTTGCGACGGATAGAGGGAATCATTCTGACGCCCAACCAGCAAATGACGTATAATCTGGAGGAGAAACATCTACTGAAGGCACTGGTAGAGAAACCAACCGCACTCATGCCCGAAGCCGTCAGTCGCGAGCAGGTGTTTGAAGATGCTCCTGTTACAAAAGTCTTTGCCACCATTGAACGAACCTATGGTGTGAAATTAATTTACAATGAGGATGATCTGTCGGCTTGCCTGGTCAATCTCACCTTTTTAAATGAAAATCTGCTGGAGCGGCTGGATATAATCTGCCAGACTATCGGGGCCTCGTATGAGGTACTGGATGGGCAGATCGTCATCAGCAGCAAAGGCTGCAAATAA